One Frankia alni ACN14a DNA window includes the following coding sequences:
- the serS gene encoding serine--tRNA ligase, translating into MLDKRFIRENPQAVRDAVAVKGIDLDVDELLQLDQDNRKLQFEVDEAQARRKSFAKQFAKADEARRAELRVEHEAFDAQLKDLREQLARTGARLSELMLLTPNIPWSGAPVGPDEAANVVLRTVGTPPEFDFTPLDHTELAEKRGWAEFARARKVAGERAYALVGDMVMLERAVHSYALDLLRGREFTPVAVPALVREEPLIGTGMLPKAREEIYAIPEDDLYLAGTAEVALVGLHAGEILDAARLPIRYAGISPCFRREIGSASRDVRGLLRVHQFEKVEQFVLCAADEAESARWHAELLATAERILSDLGLCYEVVECATGDMGVGKFRMNDINTWFPSLGRFRETHSCSTLHDWQARRANLRYRDPDGTIRFAHTLNNTAVATPRLLAALLENFQTADGAVRVPEVLRPYLGGRELI; encoded by the coding sequence ATGCTCGATAAGCGTTTTATCCGGGAGAATCCGCAGGCCGTGCGGGACGCGGTCGCGGTCAAGGGCATTGACCTGGATGTCGACGAACTACTCCAGCTCGACCAGGACAATCGCAAGTTGCAGTTCGAGGTGGACGAGGCGCAGGCCCGGCGCAAGAGCTTCGCCAAGCAGTTCGCCAAGGCCGACGAGGCCCGCCGGGCCGAGCTGCGCGTCGAGCACGAGGCGTTCGACGCCCAGCTCAAGGACCTGCGCGAGCAGCTCGCCCGCACGGGTGCGCGATTGTCCGAGCTGATGCTGCTGACGCCGAACATCCCCTGGTCGGGGGCGCCGGTGGGGCCGGACGAGGCGGCCAACGTGGTGCTGCGCACCGTCGGCACGCCCCCGGAGTTCGACTTCACCCCGCTCGACCACACCGAGCTCGCCGAAAAGCGCGGCTGGGCCGAGTTCGCCCGCGCCCGCAAGGTCGCCGGCGAGCGGGCCTACGCGCTCGTCGGCGACATGGTGATGCTGGAGCGGGCGGTGCACTCCTACGCGCTGGACCTGCTGCGCGGCCGGGAGTTCACCCCGGTGGCGGTTCCCGCGCTCGTCCGCGAGGAGCCGCTGATCGGCACGGGGATGCTGCCGAAGGCCCGGGAGGAGATCTACGCGATCCCCGAGGACGACCTGTACCTGGCCGGAACCGCCGAGGTGGCCCTCGTGGGCCTGCATGCGGGGGAGATCCTCGACGCCGCCCGCCTGCCGATCCGCTACGCCGGGATCTCGCCGTGCTTCCGCCGGGAGATCGGCAGCGCCAGCCGGGACGTCCGCGGCCTGCTGCGCGTGCACCAGTTCGAGAAGGTCGAGCAGTTCGTCCTGTGCGCCGCAGACGAGGCCGAGTCGGCCCGCTGGCACGCCGAGCTGCTCGCCACCGCCGAGCGGATCCTGTCCGACCTCGGGCTGTGCTACGAGGTCGTCGAGTGCGCCACCGGGGACATGGGCGTCGGCAAGTTCCGGATGAACGACATCAACACCTGGTTTCCGTCGCTGGGGCGCTTCCGGGAGACGCACAGCTGCTCCACGCTGCACGACTGGCAGGCCCGCCGGGCGAACCTGCGCTACCGAGACCCCGACGGCACGATCCGCTTCGCCCACACACTGAACAACACCGCGGTGGCCACCCCCCGACTGCTGGCGGCGCTGCTGGAGAACTTCCAGACCGCGGACGGCGCGGTGCGCGTCCCCGAGGTGCTGCGGCCCTACCTGGGTGGGCGCGAGCTGATCTGA
- a CDS encoding phytoene/squalene synthase family protein — protein MGELDAAGITDPRLRASYARARALNAAHGRTYYLATLLLPPWKRAHVHALYGFARHADDIVDDLDSALTGDERAVRLQAWSGRFLAALRDGVPAHAVDAQVSGEDGGQNGAASEVSVLPAVVDTIRRFALDPDHFAAFLSSMAMDLTVTGYATWEDLLVYMHGSAAVIGLQMVPLLEPVDDSALPYARDLGLAFQHANFIRDVGEDLRRGRVYLPQTSLALFGVTREHLAAGVVDGPVRRLLAFEISRARELFRAAAPGIRLLHPTSRDCMRTAFVLYREILDEVERADYRVLERRVAVGLPRRLAVAGPALVRAARERRRGGAQISSRPPR, from the coding sequence GTGGGGGAGCTCGACGCGGCCGGGATCACCGATCCCCGGTTGCGCGCGTCGTATGCACGAGCCCGCGCCCTCAACGCCGCCCACGGGCGCACCTACTACCTGGCGACCCTGCTGCTGCCGCCGTGGAAGCGGGCGCACGTACATGCCCTGTACGGCTTCGCCCGCCACGCCGACGACATCGTCGACGACCTCGACTCGGCGCTGACCGGCGACGAGCGGGCCGTCCGGCTGCAGGCCTGGAGTGGCCGGTTCCTCGCCGCGCTGCGCGACGGCGTGCCCGCCCACGCCGTCGACGCCCAGGTCTCGGGCGAGGACGGCGGTCAGAACGGGGCGGCGAGCGAGGTGTCGGTGCTGCCGGCGGTCGTCGACACGATCCGTCGCTTCGCGCTCGACCCCGACCACTTCGCCGCGTTCCTGTCCTCGATGGCGATGGACCTGACCGTCACCGGGTACGCGACATGGGAGGACCTGCTGGTCTACATGCACGGCTCAGCCGCGGTCATCGGCCTGCAGATGGTGCCGCTGCTCGAACCGGTCGACGACAGCGCGCTGCCCTACGCGCGCGACCTCGGCCTGGCCTTCCAGCACGCCAACTTCATCCGGGACGTCGGGGAGGACCTGCGCCGCGGGCGGGTGTACCTGCCGCAGACGTCGCTGGCGCTGTTCGGCGTCACCCGGGAGCATCTGGCCGCCGGGGTCGTCGACGGGCCGGTCCGCCGGCTGCTGGCGTTCGAGATCAGCCGGGCCCGGGAGCTGTTCCGGGCGGCGGCGCCCGGTATCCGACTGCTGCACCCCACCTCGCGGGACTGCATGCGCACCGCATTCGTCCTCTACCGGGAGATCCTCGATGAGGTGGAGCGGGCCGACTACCGGGTGCTGGAACGCCGGGTGGCCGTCGGGCTGCCGCGGCGCCTCGCGGTGGCCGGGCCGGCCCTGGTCCGGGCCGCCCGGGAGCGCCGCCGCGGCGGCGCTCAGATCAGCTCGCGCCCACCCAGGTAG